The following are encoded in a window of Corythoichthys intestinalis isolate RoL2023-P3 chromosome 8, ASM3026506v1, whole genome shotgun sequence genomic DNA:
- the LOC130920718 gene encoding uncharacterized protein LOC130920718 isoform X2 produces MEDLGDFLRQRNVPEETIEALEREKIDASTIQLMADEELKTFLPSYGDRLAVLGFSRRKESGHYNTRKSKLFERLKSKLAKRNSQSYDEGSSTSQEDCTPPNLKKTAQKAMRKIELGWMHYDEQNKSFKKVRATGGGGTRKLSISKDAQKSEIMQQAVELFFPGGKNRLGPLTDFELDLKNYEEVTVDSEISVGQLYTDTKIPLLRFYLTTQRKEKENLLSELRSSASTFERQQMSQNHSSTSFLTSASVAADLSPASFEMVHSDVIYLESTENNSVSLLSMQDGIENSFETSNIVFMGEVSENEPVNLDDTLPVSPTASTTPYSESVKKILVVHRGQVLQELIAQFSDAGLQEADVKIQLVLPDGTPEMGYDEGGVVRDCLSEFWSDFYNQCTTGTSFKVPFLRHDFGEMQWESVGRIISFGWAREKYLPIKIAPVILEQAALGYVKSDIVENFLNYMPEHERVVFETWRSDFKSVDQEDLMEILDNHSCRRLPTEINANDIIHELAHKTLVQEPAYVIEQWTKSLCTSGCNFHDLTTMYEALTPTVRKIVKSLAFPDVLNIQEKAVQKFLTSYLRNADTQHLCWFLRFCTGSDLFLEKNIIISFSKVEGFQRRPVAHTCGCVLELSIHYDSLPDFSAEMNRVLESNVWVMDIV; encoded by the coding sequence ATTGACGCCAGCACAATTCAGCTCATGGCAGATGAAGAATTGAAGACCTTTTTACCGTCCTATGGTGATCGTCTCGCAGTGTTAGGATTTAGTAGACGGAAAGAAAGCGGGCATTATAACACACGCAAGTCCAAGCTTTTTGAGCGCCTGAAGAGTAAATTGGCCAAACGAAACTCACAATCTTATGATGAGGGAAGCAGTACAAGCCAGGAGGACTGTACGCCCCCAAATCTGAAGAAAACTGCTCAAAAGGCTATGCGAAAAATAGAACTCGGATGGATGCATTATGATGAACAGAATAAGTCTTTCAAGAAGGTAAGAGCcacaggaggaggaggaacCAGAAAATTAAGCATTTCAAAGGATGCTCAGAAGAGTGAAATAATGCAGCAAGCAGTTGAGTTGTTCTTCCCAGGTGGGAAAAATAGACTGGGGCCTTTAACAGATTTTGAATTGGATCTAAAAAACTATGAAGAGGTCACAGTTGACTCTGAAATCAGTGTTGGACAGTTATACACAGACACAAAAATTCCTCTTCTGCGGTTTTATTTGACAacacaaagaaaagaaaaggagaatttattgagtgaacttcgaagtTCAGCTTCAACTTTTGAAAGACAACAGATGTCTCAGAATCATTCTTCCACTTCTTTTCTCACTTCTGCTTCTGTTGCAGCAGATCTATCACCTGCTTCATTCGAAATGGTCCACTCTGATGTCATATACCTTGAAAGCACTGAAAATAATAGTGTGTCATTACTTTCCATGCAGGATGGAATTGAGAATTCATTTGAGACCAGCAACATTGTATTTATGGGAGAGGTCTCTGAAAATGAGCCCGTGAACTTGGATGACACGCTTCCTGTTTCACCAACAGCATCAACAACGCCATACAGCGAGTCAGTAAAGAAAATACTGGTTGTTCACAGAGGTCAGGTACTACAAGAACTCATAGCTCAGTTCTCTGATGCTGGCCTTCAAGAGGCTGATGTTAAAATTCAGCTTGTACTGCCAGATGGAACACCTGAGATGGGTTATGATGAGGGAGGAGTTGTGAGAGATTGCCTTTCTGAATTCTGGTCAGATTTTTACAATCAGTGCACAACAGGAACATCATTTAAAGTTCCTTTCTTGAGACATGATTTTGGAGAGATGCAGTGGGAAAGTGTTGGCCGAATAATATCTTTTGGATGGGCAAGGGAGAAATACCTTCCCATAAAAATAGCGCCTGTCATATTAGAACAAGCTGCACTGGGATATGTGAAGAGTGATATTGTGGAGAATTTCCTCAATTACATGCCTGAACATGAGCGTGTGGTGTTTGAAACCTGGAGATCGGACTTTAAGAGTGTCGACCAAGAAGATCTTATGGAAATCTTGGACAACCACAGTTGCAGACGGCTCCCAACAGAAATCAATGCAAATGACATCATCCACGAGCTTGCACATAAAACGCTGGTTCAAGAGCCAGCCTATGTCATCGAACAATGGACAAAATCACTTTGCACATCtgggtgcaactttcatgatctCACAACAATGTATGAAGCACTGACACCAACTGTGAGAAAGATTGTTAAGTCCCTCGCATTCCCTGATGTATTGAATATTCAAGAGAAGGCAGTTCAAAAGTTCCTAACCAGTTACTTAAGAAATGCCGATACACAACATCTGTGTTGGTTCCTCAGATTCTGCACAGGATCAGATCTGTTCCTGGAGAAGAACATTATCATAAGCTTTTCCAAAGTGGAAGGTTTTCAGAGAAGACCGGTTGCCCATACATGTGGCTGCGTGCTTGAATTGTCAATCCATTATGACAGCCTACCTGACTTTAGTGCGGAGATGAACAGAGTCCTGGAGTCCAATGTATGGGTAATGGACATAGTTTAA
- the LOC130920720 gene encoding uncharacterized protein LOC130920720: MDTIEDLFRRGFTNSEILVVLEESHHIKLSLRTLERMLRKKKLWRRRNKTDEMEVANFIEHQLQTSGKQHGYRWMHQKCWLSGIITDRETVRQLMRLMDGHGVDLRARNRLRRRAYVSRGPNYVWHIDGYDKLKPYGICISGCIDGFSRKIMWLEAYKTNNNPHVIAGYFIDAVAENNGYPEKVRLDHGTENVHVAEMQRFLHSGESGSASMECVSVGPSTGNQRIERWWCTLRGEWTQFWMDHFDQLRADGFFFDSYIDKSLIQFCFQNTIQEELNEVVSAWNNHRIRSTNNPRAPAGRPSIMYAVPNLYGAQNFLRPVDLNKVQLCQEDCCFKDYPCDEDVFHLCLEFMTEHNLAMPDDVYGITDLYLRLRQMITDGLAE; the protein is encoded by the exons ATGGACACCATAGAAGACCTCTTTCGGCGTGGATTCACAAACAGTGAAATATTAGTTGTTTTGGAGGAATCTCACCACATAAAATTGAGCCTCCGGACCTTGGAGAGGATGTTGAGGAAGAAAAAGTTGTGGAGGAGAAGAAATAAGACTGATGAAATGGAAGTGGCGAACTTTATAGAACACCAGTTGCAAACATCTGGAAAGCAACACGGCTACAGATGGATGCACCAAAAATGTTGGCTATCTGGGATTATTACGGACAGAGAAACTGTGCGCCAATTGATGCGACTGATGGATGGTCATGGGGTAGATCTGCGCGCGCGCAACCGTTTGAGAAGGCGTGCATATGTGAGTCGTGGGCCAAACTATGTTTGGCATATAGATGGGTACGACAAATTAAAGCCATATGGTATATGTATTAGTGGTTGTATAGACGGCTTCTCAAGGAAAATTATGTGGCTTGAAGCatataaaacaaacaataaccCCCATGTGATCGCGGGCTATTTTATTGATGCAGTTGCTGAGAACAATGGATATCCCGAAAAAGTTAGGTTAGATCATGGAACAGAGAATGTCCACGTAGCAGAAATGCAAAGGTTTCTGCACAGCGGCGAAAGTGGGAGCGCCAGTATGGAGTGTGTCAGTGTAGGGCCAAGCACAGGCAATCAACGAATTGAACGTTGGTGGTGCACATTGAGAGGTGAATGGACACAATTCTGGATGGACCATTTTGATCAGCTGAGAGCAGATGGATTCTTTTTCGACAGCTACATCGATAAATCACTGATCCAGTTTTGCTTCCAGAACACCATACAG GAGGAGCTTAATGAAGTTGTATCCGCTTGGAACAACCACCGCATAAGGTCAACCAACAATCCCCGAGCTCCAGCTGGTCGCCCTTCCATAATGTATGCAGTGCCAAACCTTTATGGAGCTCAGAATTTCCTACGGCCAGTTGATCTGAACAAAGTACAGTTATGCCAAGAGGACTGCTGCTTTAAGGACTATCCATGTGATGAGGATGTGTTTCACTTATGTTTGGAATTTATGACTGAGCACAACCTGGCAATGCCTGATGATGTATATGGAATCACTGACCTTTACTTGAGACTTCGTCAGATGATCACTGATGGGCTGGCGGAATAA
- the LOC130920718 gene encoding uncharacterized protein LOC130920718 isoform X1, whose product MTNSLFFLIILVHRMEDLGDFLRQRNVPEETIEALEREKIDASTIQLMADEELKTFLPSYGDRLAVLGFSRRKESGHYNTRKSKLFERLKSKLAKRNSQSYDEGSSTSQEDCTPPNLKKTAQKAMRKIELGWMHYDEQNKSFKKVRATGGGGTRKLSISKDAQKSEIMQQAVELFFPGGKNRLGPLTDFELDLKNYEEVTVDSEISVGQLYTDTKIPLLRFYLTTQRKEKENLLSELRSSASTFERQQMSQNHSSTSFLTSASVAADLSPASFEMVHSDVIYLESTENNSVSLLSMQDGIENSFETSNIVFMGEVSENEPVNLDDTLPVSPTASTTPYSESVKKILVVHRGQVLQELIAQFSDAGLQEADVKIQLVLPDGTPEMGYDEGGVVRDCLSEFWSDFYNQCTTGTSFKVPFLRHDFGEMQWESVGRIISFGWAREKYLPIKIAPVILEQAALGYVKSDIVENFLNYMPEHERVVFETWRSDFKSVDQEDLMEILDNHSCRRLPTEINANDIIHELAHKTLVQEPAYVIEQWTKSLCTSGCNFHDLTTMYEALTPTVRKIVKSLAFPDVLNIQEKAVQKFLTSYLRNADTQHLCWFLRFCTGSDLFLEKNIIISFSKVEGFQRRPVAHTCGCVLELSIHYDSLPDFSAEMNRVLESNVWVMDIV is encoded by the coding sequence ATTGACGCCAGCACAATTCAGCTCATGGCAGATGAAGAATTGAAGACCTTTTTACCGTCCTATGGTGATCGTCTCGCAGTGTTAGGATTTAGTAGACGGAAAGAAAGCGGGCATTATAACACACGCAAGTCCAAGCTTTTTGAGCGCCTGAAGAGTAAATTGGCCAAACGAAACTCACAATCTTATGATGAGGGAAGCAGTACAAGCCAGGAGGACTGTACGCCCCCAAATCTGAAGAAAACTGCTCAAAAGGCTATGCGAAAAATAGAACTCGGATGGATGCATTATGATGAACAGAATAAGTCTTTCAAGAAGGTAAGAGCcacaggaggaggaggaacCAGAAAATTAAGCATTTCAAAGGATGCTCAGAAGAGTGAAATAATGCAGCAAGCAGTTGAGTTGTTCTTCCCAGGTGGGAAAAATAGACTGGGGCCTTTAACAGATTTTGAATTGGATCTAAAAAACTATGAAGAGGTCACAGTTGACTCTGAAATCAGTGTTGGACAGTTATACACAGACACAAAAATTCCTCTTCTGCGGTTTTATTTGACAacacaaagaaaagaaaaggagaatttattgagtgaacttcgaagtTCAGCTTCAACTTTTGAAAGACAACAGATGTCTCAGAATCATTCTTCCACTTCTTTTCTCACTTCTGCTTCTGTTGCAGCAGATCTATCACCTGCTTCATTCGAAATGGTCCACTCTGATGTCATATACCTTGAAAGCACTGAAAATAATAGTGTGTCATTACTTTCCATGCAGGATGGAATTGAGAATTCATTTGAGACCAGCAACATTGTATTTATGGGAGAGGTCTCTGAAAATGAGCCCGTGAACTTGGATGACACGCTTCCTGTTTCACCAACAGCATCAACAACGCCATACAGCGAGTCAGTAAAGAAAATACTGGTTGTTCACAGAGGTCAGGTACTACAAGAACTCATAGCTCAGTTCTCTGATGCTGGCCTTCAAGAGGCTGATGTTAAAATTCAGCTTGTACTGCCAGATGGAACACCTGAGATGGGTTATGATGAGGGAGGAGTTGTGAGAGATTGCCTTTCTGAATTCTGGTCAGATTTTTACAATCAGTGCACAACAGGAACATCATTTAAAGTTCCTTTCTTGAGACATGATTTTGGAGAGATGCAGTGGGAAAGTGTTGGCCGAATAATATCTTTTGGATGGGCAAGGGAGAAATACCTTCCCATAAAAATAGCGCCTGTCATATTAGAACAAGCTGCACTGGGATATGTGAAGAGTGATATTGTGGAGAATTTCCTCAATTACATGCCTGAACATGAGCGTGTGGTGTTTGAAACCTGGAGATCGGACTTTAAGAGTGTCGACCAAGAAGATCTTATGGAAATCTTGGACAACCACAGTTGCAGACGGCTCCCAACAGAAATCAATGCAAATGACATCATCCACGAGCTTGCACATAAAACGCTGGTTCAAGAGCCAGCCTATGTCATCGAACAATGGACAAAATCACTTTGCACATCtgggtgcaactttcatgatctCACAACAATGTATGAAGCACTGACACCAACTGTGAGAAAGATTGTTAAGTCCCTCGCATTCCCTGATGTATTGAATATTCAAGAGAAGGCAGTTCAAAAGTTCCTAACCAGTTACTTAAGAAATGCCGATACACAACATCTGTGTTGGTTCCTCAGATTCTGCACAGGATCAGATCTGTTCCTGGAGAAGAACATTATCATAAGCTTTTCCAAAGTGGAAGGTTTTCAGAGAAGACCGGTTGCCCATACATGTGGCTGCGTGCTTGAATTGTCAATCCATTATGACAGCCTACCTGACTTTAGTGCGGAGATGAACAGAGTCCTGGAGTCCAATGTATGGGTAATGGACATAGTTTAA